From a single Mycolicibacterium mengxianglii genomic region:
- a CDS encoding pentapeptide repeat-containing protein gives MSEPQTWVEREFVEHDFRDGDDLVGLRTERTVFDGCDFSGVNLAESEHLGSAFRNCKFNRASLWHSTFRNCSLMGSVFTECRLRPVTFDEVDLTLAVLAGVDLRGVNLTGCRLREAGLVETDLRKAVLRGADLSGARVRGARFDSADLRGARVDPDIWTLASVRGARIDLPQALSFAAAHGLDVHGD, from the coding sequence ATGTCTGAACCACAAACCTGGGTCGAGCGTGAATTCGTCGAGCACGATTTCCGCGACGGCGACGACCTCGTGGGTCTGCGCACCGAACGAACCGTCTTCGACGGTTGCGACTTCAGCGGTGTCAACCTCGCCGAATCCGAACATCTCGGGTCTGCCTTCCGCAACTGCAAGTTCAATCGAGCTTCTTTGTGGCACAGCACGTTTCGCAACTGCAGTCTGATGGGATCGGTGTTCACCGAGTGTCGGCTGCGGCCGGTGACCTTCGATGAGGTGGATCTGACGCTGGCAGTGCTGGCCGGCGTCGACCTGCGTGGGGTGAACCTGACCGGCTGCCGGCTGCGCGAAGCCGGCTTGGTGGAGACCGATCTGCGCAAGGCGGTGCTGCGGGGAGCGGATCTGTCCGGCGCGCGGGTCAGGGGAGCGCGCTTCGATTCGGCGGATCTGCGCGGGGCCCGGGTGGACCCCGACATCTGGACACTGGCGTCGGTGCGCGGCGCCCGGATCGACCTCCCGCAGGCATTGTCGTTCGCCGCGGCGCACGGACTCGACGTGCACGGGGACTGA
- a CDS encoding GTP-binding protein: MAYGRSESGHLPRAGARDAASTKIVIAGGFGVGKTTFVGAVSEIMPLRTEAMVTNVSAGVDELEPTPAKSTTTVAMDFGRITLDEDLVLYLFGTPGQRRFWFMWDDLVHGAIGAIVLVDTRRLADSFAAVDFFEDRKIPFIVAVNEFDGAQRFAVDEVRSALALAPRIPVIGVDARDRDSAKRALIAVSEFALQSLSAAG, from the coding sequence GTGGCCTACGGGCGCTCTGAGTCGGGACACCTCCCGCGGGCGGGGGCGCGTGATGCCGCCTCCACCAAGATCGTCATCGCAGGCGGTTTCGGGGTCGGCAAGACCACGTTCGTCGGGGCTGTTTCCGAGATCATGCCGCTGCGTACCGAGGCAATGGTGACCAACGTCTCCGCCGGCGTGGACGAACTGGAGCCCACCCCGGCGAAATCCACCACCACGGTGGCGATGGATTTCGGCCGGATCACCCTCGATGAGGATCTGGTGCTGTACCTGTTCGGCACCCCGGGCCAACGCCGCTTCTGGTTCATGTGGGACGACCTGGTGCACGGGGCGATCGGCGCCATCGTCCTGGTCGACACCCGGCGGTTGGCGGACAGTTTCGCCGCGGTCGACTTCTTCGAGGACCGCAAGATCCCGTTCATCGTCGCGGTCAACGAATTCGACGGCGCGCAGCGGTTCGCCGTGGACGAGGTGCGTAGCGCGTTGGCGTTGGCACCGCGGATCCCGGTGATCGGCGTCGACGCCCGCGACCGCGACTCGGCCAAGCGCGCGCTGATCGCGGTCAGCGAGTTTGCACTGCAGTCGTTGTCCGCTGCAGGCTGA
- a CDS encoding DUF742 domain-containing protein codes for MEPADPNPPREANLVRPYTLTAGRTEASVDLPLEAQIQTVQSALFHRWPPNGLNAKIIGLCIKSPSVAEISARLDVPLGVARVLIGDLVTGGYLQVHTTLTDSSTKDERVELIGRTLRGLRAL; via the coding sequence ATGGAACCTGCCGACCCGAACCCGCCCCGTGAGGCCAACCTCGTCCGGCCCTACACGCTGACCGCGGGCCGTACCGAGGCCAGCGTCGACCTGCCGCTGGAAGCGCAGATCCAGACGGTCCAGTCGGCGCTGTTCCACCGGTGGCCGCCCAACGGTCTGAACGCCAAGATCATCGGACTCTGCATCAAGAGTCCGTCAGTGGCGGAGATCTCAGCCCGCCTCGATGTTCCGCTGGGTGTAGCCCGTGTCCTGATCGGGGATCTGGTCACCGGGGGTTACCTTCAAGTGCATACGACGTTGACCGACAGCTCCACCAAAGACGAGCGTGTTGAACTGATAGGAAGGACTCTTCGTGGCCTACGGGCGCTCTGA
- a CDS encoding roadblock/LC7 domain-containing protein — MSSPPGSSPPRSSQENPLDWLVSKFARDIPGVAHAVLVSVDGLLIAASDHLPAERADQLAAVTSGLASLSAGAAQLFDGGRVLQSVVEMDHGYVLIMQVGDGSQLATLASKSCDIGQVGYEMALLAERVGGVVSSTRRRATQNS, encoded by the coding sequence ATGAGCTCCCCGCCGGGTTCGTCACCCCCGCGTTCGTCCCAGGAAAACCCGCTGGACTGGCTGGTGTCCAAGTTCGCCAGGGACATCCCCGGTGTCGCGCACGCGGTCCTGGTGTCAGTTGACGGCCTGCTCATCGCCGCCAGCGACCACCTGCCCGCGGAGCGCGCCGACCAGCTCGCGGCCGTCACCTCCGGATTGGCCAGCCTGTCCGCCGGGGCAGCGCAGCTGTTCGACGGCGGCCGGGTGCTGCAGTCCGTCGTCGAGATGGACCACGGCTACGTGCTGATCATGCAGGTCGGCGACGGCTCCCAACTGGCGACCCTGGCATCCAAGTCCTGCGATATCGGTCAGGTCGGGTATGAGATGGCGCTGCTCGCCGAACGGGTCGGCGGGGTGGTCTCCTCGACCCGGCGCCGCGCCACCCAAAACTCGTGA